In Octopus bimaculoides isolate UCB-OBI-ISO-001 chromosome 21, ASM119413v2, whole genome shotgun sequence, a single window of DNA contains:
- the LOC106879614 gene encoding zinc finger protein 271-like produces the protein MADKLCRRQPDSIHFLSDEKKEEVKTCYQCDVCKKTFSWESNLTVHKRIHAGEKPYQCDVCGGSFTQNGDLTKHKHIHSRDGPYQCDICGKSFSGRIHLTRHKHIHMGKKPYQCDVCGKSFSQIGHLSSHKRVHTGEKPYRCDICGKSVSTNSKLNIHKRLHTGDKPYSCDICGKSFTNSSHLISHKNIHTGEKPYCCDVCGESFSRNGDLTKHKRVHTGEKPYHCEVCGKTFSASSALTIHKHIHTGEKPYHCDICNKSFSQISHLSSHKRMHTGEKPYHCDICGKSFSESSVLTKHKRIHTGEKPFHCDICGKSFSVNINLTTHKRIHTGEKPYHCDICGKSLSVSSHLTTHKRLHTGEKPFHCNICGNSFTNSSHLNAHKYIHTGEKPYHCDICGESFSRNGDLTKHKRVHTGEKPYHCDICDKSFSDGSNLIKHKRIHTGEKPYHCEICGKSFTGSRHLTIHKRLHTGEKPYCCEICDKSFSASSYLTKHKRIHTGEKQHNCNICGKSFPQKCHLTKHITLHHTKQY, from the coding sequence atgGCAGATAAACTATGTAGAAGACAGCCTGATAGTATTCATTTTCTCAGtgatgaaaagaaagaggaagtaaaaaCATGTTATCAGTGTGATGTCTGTAAAAAGACATTCTCTTGGGAAAGTAACCTAACTGTTCACAAACGAATTCatgcaggagagaaaccatatcaatgtgatgtttgtggtggttCATTCACTCAAAATggtgacttaactaaacacaaacatattcatagtAGAGATGGACCGTAtcagtgtgacatctgtggtaaatcattctctggaaggattcatttaactagacacaaacacattcatatgggaaagaagccatatcagtgtgatgtctgtggaaaatcattttctcaaatagGTCACTTAAGTAGCCACAAACGTgtgcatacaggagagaaaccatatcgctgtgatatctgtggtaaatcagtCTCAACAAatagtaaattaaatatacacaaacgtcTTCACACAGGAGACAAACCATAttcctgtgatatctgtggtaagtcattcacTAATAGTAGTCACTTAATTTCTCACAaaaacattcatacaggagagaagccatattgctgtgatgtttgtggtgaatcattctctcgaaatggtgacttaactaaacacaaacgtgttcatactggagagaaaccatatcactgtgaagtctgtggtaaaacattctctgcCAGTAGTGctttaactatacacaaacatattcacacgggagagaaaccgtatcactgtgatatctgtaataaatcattCTCCCAAATAAGTCACTTAAGTAGccacaaacgcatgcatacaggagagaaaccatatcattgtgatatctgtggtaaatcattctctgaaagtagtgTCCTAACTAagcataaacgtattcacactggagaaaaaccatttcattgtgacatttgtggtaaatcattttctgtaaatattaacttaactactcacaaacgtattcacacaggagagaagccatatcactgtgatatctgtggtaaatcattatCTGTAAGTAgtcacttaactactcacaaacgtcttcatacaggagagaaaccatttcattgtaATATATGTGGTAATTCGTTCACTAATAGTAGCCATTTAAAtgctcacaaatacattcatacaggagagaaaccatatcactgtgatatctgtggtgaatcattctctcgaaatggtgacttaactaaacacaagcgtgttcatactggagagaaaccatatcactgtgatatctgtgataaatcattctctgatggaAGTAACTTAAtcaaacataaacgtattcatacaggggagaagccatatcactgtgagatctgtggtaaatcattcactggaAGTCGTCActtaactattcacaaacgtcttcatactggggaaaagccatattgctgtgagatctgtgataaatcattctctgcaagtagttacttaactaaacacaaacgtattcatacaggagagaaacagcataactgtaatatctgtggtaaatcatttcctCAAAAATGTCATTTAACCAAACATATAACTCTTCATCATACAAAACAGTATTAA